A DNA window from Pseudomonas resinovorans NBRC 106553 contains the following coding sequences:
- a CDS encoding fumarylacetoacetate hydrolase family protein: MSYQHQYVDGTPIHFSLGKVVCVGRNYAEHAKELNNPVPTEPLLFIKPGSCTVPLVGGFSIPLDRGSVHYEAEIAVLIGKPLSRRPDEEEVRDAISGFAPALDLTLRDVQAKLKEKGLPWEIAKSFDGACVLAPFVPGDAPEQLDDIGIRLTINGEVRQDGNSRDMLNPILPLIQHMAGHFSLQPGDVILTGTPVGVGPLNQGDQLVLELVGHSAFDSRVI; this comes from the coding sequence ATGAGCTACCAGCACCAGTACGTCGATGGCACCCCGATCCACTTTTCCCTGGGCAAGGTGGTCTGCGTCGGTCGCAACTACGCCGAGCACGCCAAGGAACTGAACAACCCGGTCCCCACCGAGCCGCTGCTGTTCATCAAGCCCGGTTCCTGCACCGTGCCGCTGGTCGGCGGCTTCAGCATTCCGCTGGACCGTGGTTCGGTGCACTACGAGGCGGAAATCGCCGTGCTGATCGGCAAGCCGCTGTCGCGCCGTCCCGACGAGGAAGAAGTGCGTGACGCCATCTCCGGCTTCGCCCCGGCCCTTGACCTGACCCTGCGCGACGTGCAGGCCAAGCTGAAGGAGAAGGGCCTGCCCTGGGAAATCGCCAAGAGCTTCGACGGTGCCTGCGTGCTGGCGCCCTTCGTGCCCGGCGACGCCCCGGAGCAGCTCGACGATATCGGCATTCGCCTGACCATCAACGGCGAAGTGCGCCAGGACGGCAACAGCCGCGACATGCTCAACCCCATCCTGCCGCTGATCCAGCACATGGCCGGGCATTTCAGCCTGCAGCCGGGCGATGTCATCCTCACCGGCACCCCGGTGGGCGTCGGCCCGCTGAACCAGGGCGACCAGCTGGTGCTGGAACTGGTGGGCCACAGCGCCTTCGACAGCCGGGTCATCTGA
- the serA gene encoding phosphoglycerate dehydrogenase, giving the protein MSKTSLEKSKIKFLLLEGVHQNAVDTLKAAGYTNIEYLKGALSGDELKEKIADVHFIGIRSRTQLTDEVFDCAKKLIAVGCFCIGTNQVNLSAARERGIAVFNAPYSNTRSVAELVLAEAILLLRGIPEKNASCHRGGWIKSAANSFEIRGKKLGIVGYGSIGTQLSVLAEALGMQVFFYDTVTKLPLGNATQVGNLHELLGMSDIVSLHVPELPSTQWMIGEQEIRAIKKGGILINAARGTVVKLDALAEAIKDEHLIGAAIDVFPVEPKSNDEEFESPLRGLDRVILTPHIGGSTAEAQANIGLEVAEKLVKYSDNGTSVSSVNFPEVALPSHPGKHRLLHIHENVPGVMSEINKVFADNGINISGQYLQTDEKVGYVVIDVDAEYSDLALEKLQHVHGTIRSRVLF; this is encoded by the coding sequence ATGAGCAAGACCTCTCTCGAAAAGAGCAAGATCAAGTTCCTTCTTCTCGAAGGCGTTCACCAGAATGCCGTGGACACCCTGAAGGCCGCCGGTTACACCAATATCGAGTACCTCAAGGGCGCCCTCTCGGGCGACGAGCTGAAGGAAAAGATCGCCGACGTGCACTTCATCGGCATCCGCTCGCGCACTCAGCTCACCGACGAGGTGTTCGATTGCGCCAAGAAGCTCATTGCCGTCGGTTGCTTCTGCATCGGCACCAACCAGGTCAACCTGAGCGCAGCCCGCGAACGCGGTATCGCGGTGTTCAACGCCCCCTACTCCAACACCCGTTCGGTAGCCGAACTGGTGCTGGCCGAGGCCATCCTGCTGCTGCGCGGCATCCCGGAGAAGAACGCCTCCTGCCACCGCGGTGGCTGGATCAAGTCGGCGGCCAATTCCTTCGAGATCCGTGGCAAGAAGCTGGGCATCGTCGGCTACGGCTCCATCGGCACCCAGTTGTCGGTACTGGCCGAGGCCCTGGGCATGCAGGTGTTCTTCTATGACACCGTGACCAAGCTGCCGCTGGGCAACGCCACCCAGGTGGGCAACCTGCACGAGCTGCTGGGCATGTCCGACATCGTCTCGCTGCACGTTCCCGAGCTGCCCTCCACCCAGTGGATGATCGGCGAGCAGGAAATCCGCGCGATCAAGAAGGGCGGCATCCTGATCAACGCCGCCCGCGGCACCGTGGTGAAGCTGGACGCCCTGGCCGAGGCCATCAAGGACGAGCACCTGATCGGCGCCGCCATCGACGTGTTCCCGGTCGAGCCAAAGTCCAACGACGAGGAGTTCGAGAGCCCGCTGCGTGGCCTGGATCGCGTGATCCTGACCCCGCACATTGGCGGCTCCACCGCCGAGGCCCAGGCCAACATCGGCCTGGAAGTGGCCGAGAAGCTGGTCAAGTACAGCGACAACGGTACCTCGGTGTCCTCGGTCAACTTCCCCGAAGTGGCCCTGCCGTCCCACCCGGGCAAGCACCGCCTGCTGCACATCCACGAGAACGTGCCGGGCGTGATGAGCGAGATCAACAAGGTGTTCGCCGACAACGGCATCAACATCTCCGGCCAGTACCTGCAGACCGACGAGAAGGTCGGCTACGTGGTGATCGACGTCGACGCCGAGTACTCGGACCTCGCCCTCGAGAAGCTGCAGCACGTGCACGGCACCATCCGCAGCCGCGTCCTCTTCTGA
- a CDS encoding FAD-binding oxidoreductase has product MTNAALIEELKTLVEPGKVLTDAPSLEAYGKDWTKHFAPAPSAIVFPKSIEQVQAIVRWANQHKVALVPSGGRTGLSAAAVAANGEVVVAFDYMNQILEFNEFDRTVVCQPGVITEQLQNFAEEKGLYYPVDFASAGSSQIGGNIGTNAGGIKVIRYGMTRNWVAGMKVVTGAGDLLELNRDLIKNATGYDMRQLFIGAEGTLGFVVEATMRLDRAPKNLTAMVLGSPDLDSIMPVLHAFQSKLDLTAFEFFSDKAMAKVLARGDVPAPFETDCPFYALLEFEAASEEIANDALATFEHCVEQGWVLDGVMSQSEQQLQNLWKLREYISETISHWTPYKNDISVTVSKVPAFLHDIDAIVESNYPDFEVVWFGHIGDGNLHLNILKPDNLSKDEFFAKCATVNKWVFETVQKYNGSISAEHGVGMTKRDYLGYSRSEPEIAVMRAIKAVFDPNGIMNPGKIFN; this is encoded by the coding sequence ATGACCAACGCTGCCCTGATCGAAGAGCTGAAGACCCTGGTTGAACCCGGCAAGGTCCTGACCGACGCCCCGTCCCTGGAGGCCTACGGCAAGGACTGGACCAAGCATTTCGCCCCGGCCCCCAGCGCCATCGTCTTCCCCAAGAGCATCGAGCAGGTGCAGGCCATCGTCCGCTGGGCCAACCAGCACAAGGTGGCGCTGGTTCCGTCCGGCGGTCGTACCGGCCTCTCCGCCGCCGCCGTGGCGGCCAATGGCGAGGTGGTGGTGGCCTTCGACTACATGAACCAGATTCTCGAGTTCAACGAGTTCGACCGCACCGTGGTCTGCCAGCCGGGCGTGATCACCGAGCAGCTGCAGAACTTCGCCGAGGAAAAGGGCCTGTACTACCCGGTGGACTTCGCTTCCGCCGGTTCCAGCCAGATTGGCGGCAATATCGGCACCAATGCCGGCGGTATCAAGGTGATTCGCTACGGCATGACCCGTAACTGGGTAGCCGGCATGAAGGTGGTGACCGGCGCCGGCGACCTGCTGGAACTGAACCGCGACCTGATCAAGAACGCCACCGGCTACGACATGCGCCAGCTGTTCATCGGCGCCGAAGGCACCCTGGGCTTCGTGGTCGAGGCCACCATGCGCCTGGATCGCGCGCCGAAGAACCTCACCGCCATGGTCCTCGGCTCCCCCGACCTGGACTCCATCATGCCGGTGCTGCATGCCTTCCAGAGCAAGCTGGACCTGACCGCTTTCGAGTTCTTCTCCGACAAGGCCATGGCCAAGGTCCTGGCCCGTGGCGACGTGCCGGCCCCGTTCGAGACCGACTGCCCCTTCTACGCCCTGCTGGAGTTCGAGGCCGCCTCGGAAGAAATCGCCAACGACGCCCTGGCCACCTTCGAGCACTGCGTGGAGCAGGGCTGGGTGCTGGACGGCGTGATGAGCCAGAGCGAGCAGCAGCTGCAGAACCTCTGGAAGCTGCGCGAGTACATCTCCGAGACCATCTCCCACTGGACGCCGTACAAGAACGACATCTCGGTCACGGTTTCCAAGGTGCCGGCCTTCCTCCACGACATCGATGCCATCGTCGAATCCAACTACCCGGACTTCGAAGTGGTCTGGTTCGGCCATATCGGCGACGGCAACCTGCACCTGAACATCCTCAAGCCCGACAACCTGTCCAAGGACGAGTTCTTCGCCAAGTGCGCCACCGTGAACAAGTGGGTGTTCGAGACCGTGCAGAAGTACAACGGCTCGATCTCCGCCGAACACGGCGTGGGCATGACCAAGCGCGACTACCTCGGCTACAGCCGCTCCGAGCCCGAGATCGCGGTGATGAGAGCGATCAAGGCCGTGTTCGATCCCAACGGCATCATGAACCCCGGCAAGATCTTCAATTGA